The Chryseobacterium aureum genome contains a region encoding:
- the dapA gene encoding 4-hydroxy-tetrahydrodipicolinate synthase, with translation MSILKGVGVALVTPFNEDLSVDFDSLTQLVEYNIENGTNYLVVLGTTAEAATLSAEEKKQVIEHIIKVNNKRLPLVLGIGGNDTLDVKKQIEEADLSAFEAVLSVSPYYNKPNQEGLYQHYKALASTGKNIIIYNVPSRTGQNVEADTTLRLAKEFPNLFLIKEASPNILQYFDILRKKPEGFSLVSGDDEYTLPVTLAGGDGVISVIGQAYPKEFSTMVQLAFEGKVKEAYEIHNKLVDITRLIFAEGNPCGIKVILAEKGIIKNFLRLPLVQASEGLHAKIKAEMATI, from the coding sequence ATGAGCATTTTAAAAGGAGTAGGTGTTGCATTGGTAACACCCTTTAATGAAGATTTATCCGTTGATTTCGACAGTTTAACACAGCTTGTTGAATACAATATTGAAAACGGAACCAATTATTTAGTAGTATTGGGAACTACGGCAGAAGCCGCAACGCTTTCTGCAGAGGAGAAGAAACAGGTAATTGAGCATATCATTAAGGTAAATAATAAACGTCTTCCTTTGGTATTGGGAATTGGCGGTAACGATACTCTTGACGTCAAGAAACAGATTGAAGAAGCAGATCTTTCAGCATTTGAAGCAGTACTTTCAGTATCTCCATATTATAATAAACCAAACCAGGAAGGGCTTTATCAGCATTATAAAGCTTTAGCTTCCACAGGGAAGAATATTATTATCTATAATGTGCCTTCAAGAACGGGGCAGAATGTAGAAGCAGATACGACGCTTCGTCTTGCAAAGGAATTTCCTAATTTATTCCTGATTAAAGAAGCTTCACCTAATATTTTGCAATATTTTGATATTCTGAGAAAGAAACCTGAAGGCTTTTCATTAGTGTCAGGAGATGATGAATATACATTACCGGTAACACTGGCAGGAGGAGACGGAGTCATTTCCGTAATCGGGCAGGCTTATCCAAAAGAATTCTCTACCATGGTACAGCTGGCATTTGAAGGGAAAGTAAAAGAAGCTTATGAAATTCACAATAAGCTGGTAGATATTACCCGCCTTATTTTTGCAGAAGGAAACCCTTGTGGTATCAAAGTAATTCTGGCTGAAAAAGGAATCATCAAAAATTTCCTGAGATTACCTTTGGTACAAGCTTCGGAAGGACTTCATGCTAAAATAAAAGCTGAGATGGCTACCATTTAA
- a CDS encoding GNAT family N-acetyltransferase, whose amino-acid sequence MKLIEAKEKDIPLIRDLARRSWESAYVGIISNEQINYMLGEMYSQDEISKHMKNPNYHYYLIFDEDNDSFEGFMGYEHGYEEGTTKLHRIYLVPESKGKGFGKGALDFLKTKLAESADHRVILHVNKENNAKKFYESQGFNVYNELVLDIGNGFVMDDYQMEYIIHFDLT is encoded by the coding sequence ATGAAATTAATAGAAGCAAAAGAAAAGGATATTCCTTTGATCCGGGATTTGGCAAGAAGATCATGGGAGAGTGCATATGTAGGAATTATTTCCAATGAACAGATCAATTATATGCTGGGGGAAATGTATTCTCAGGATGAAATTTCAAAGCATATGAAAAATCCCAATTATCATTATTATTTAATTTTTGACGAGGACAATGACTCTTTTGAAGGCTTTATGGGCTATGAACACGGATACGAAGAAGGAACTACAAAACTGCACAGAATTTATCTCGTTCCGGAAAGTAAAGGAAAAGGTTTTGGGAAAGGGGCGCTTGATTTCCTGAAGACAAAACTTGCGGAAAGCGCTGATCATAGAGTTATCTTGCATGTAAACAAAGAGAATAATGCGAAAAAATTCTATGAATCTCAGGGTTTTAATGTTTATAATGAATTGGTTTTGGATATTGGAAATGGTTTCGTAATGGATGATTACCAAATGGAGTATATAATTCACTTTGATTTGACTTAA
- a CDS encoding helix-turn-helix domain-containing protein, giving the protein MKMYVKFDFNALCKKVLDEKLKEHGLKYRLLNFGEVEFYEPLTQEQHHLFKKNLEDYGIEIIESQKTALVQKIKDAIVELVFSDEIIPVKASIYIAEKLNHSYGYLSNLFSEVAYTSIENFIILQKIEHAKALIIRNKQSLTEIAHKLNYSSVAHLSTQFKNTTGITPSQFQKIIGKRRRAQSTAINPKMQYE; this is encoded by the coding sequence ATGAAAATGTATGTTAAATTTGATTTCAATGCCCTCTGTAAAAAGGTATTGGACGAAAAACTTAAAGAACACGGGCTGAAGTACAGGCTGCTGAACTTTGGTGAAGTGGAGTTCTATGAGCCCCTGACTCAGGAACAGCATCATCTTTTTAAGAAAAATCTGGAAGATTATGGAATCGAAATCATAGAAAGCCAGAAAACCGCACTGGTACAGAAAATAAAAGATGCCATTGTAGAACTGGTGTTTTCTGATGAGATTATTCCGGTAAAAGCATCAATTTATATTGCTGAAAAACTCAACCACAGCTACGGATATCTTTCCAACCTGTTTTCAGAAGTTGCTTATACCTCTATTGAGAACTTTATTATTTTGCAGAAGATAGAACATGCAAAAGCCCTGATCATAAGAAATAAACAAAGTCTTACGGAGATTGCCCATAAGCTCAACTATTCCAGTGTGGCCCATCTGAGCACTCAGTTTAAAAATACAACAGGAATTACTCCGTCCCAGTTTCAAAAGATTATCGGTAAACGAAGAAGAGCCCAAAGCACGGCAATAAACCCTAAAATGCAGTATGAATAA
- the porZ gene encoding type IX secretion system anionic LPS delivery protein PorZ — protein sequence MKKLSLISLGILASLQFTKAQVISSKKWADLFSYNNVFAMKEDNGKIIAATENGIFYYTIATGEITKLSKANGLHNIGITAFDYNPQTKIGLIGYQDGSMDVITPQEIKYIVDIPIAAGYNGDKKINHISITGNQAVVSVGYGLSLFNLTNKEFGDSAFFITGGVYQASNEATIFGNKVYSVTSTGLKSHQMNTTFPVYSTWTTEVPGSFKHIDSESELAFSTATAAYVYNNGAPIQLPTTFENIRDVVITTNNVIVTDNRVYTYGTNGVSQNAVSLGEECNTALTAGGKILGGTVLSGIKDESNVTYKPSGPYFNYSYNINLFDNNQMLVSSGARLDNYNFPANNPKKPGFYYFNGTEWIYPSFFINKKINSVNVLDAIVSPYNSNEVLFTNYTMFENGVYRMKYDAANKDFELVKYYNLGANPFYRRPVGFATDNQNNLFVSFGFNDGNPSMGIYDKAADDFIIKKLILASDGIQKTVFHENMLWTPLPRSNNFWVYDYKSALNLSDDSDYILGTSNGFNSSGGILSVAFDKSGDAWIGTDGGLRIMPNAASEIKNSQPKVEPIVIEQNGLGEELFRESAILQIAVDAGDFKWVSIDGGGVYYLSSDGQKTIKHFTKENSPLPTNSVTDIKIDKKTGKVYFVTYNGIVTYQGDIADVTSNFGDVVVYPNPVVYSNFKGKVTIKGLAEKTNIRIVDAAGNVVHSAVARGGYYEWDLNNQKGTRVASGIYFVLMTNEDGSDKATAKIGVVN from the coding sequence ATGAAAAAACTCTCTCTAATTTCTCTTGGTATTTTAGCATCTCTGCAGTTTACAAAAGCTCAGGTCATTTCATCAAAAAAATGGGCAGACCTGTTTTCCTATAACAATGTTTTCGCCATGAAAGAAGACAATGGGAAAATTATTGCCGCCACAGAAAACGGAATATTCTATTATACAATAGCAACAGGAGAAATTACGAAGTTGTCCAAGGCCAATGGCCTGCACAATATCGGAATCACGGCTTTCGATTATAATCCGCAGACTAAAATCGGGCTTATTGGCTACCAGGATGGATCTATGGATGTCATTACTCCTCAGGAAATCAAATATATTGTTGACATCCCTATAGCGGCCGGTTATAATGGAGATAAAAAGATCAACCATATTTCCATAACCGGAAACCAGGCTGTTGTTTCTGTTGGCTATGGACTTTCCTTGTTTAATCTTACCAATAAAGAATTCGGAGATTCTGCATTCTTCATTACTGGCGGTGTATATCAGGCAAGTAATGAAGCTACCATATTCGGCAATAAGGTATATTCTGTAACCAGTACAGGATTAAAAAGCCACCAGATGAATACTACTTTCCCGGTATACAGTACATGGACAACCGAAGTTCCCGGGTCCTTTAAACACATTGACTCGGAATCTGAACTGGCCTTTTCAACTGCTACCGCTGCTTATGTCTACAATAACGGAGCTCCTATTCAGTTGCCTACCACTTTTGAAAACATCCGTGATGTGGTCATTACCACTAACAATGTTATTGTAACGGACAACAGAGTCTATACCTATGGAACAAACGGAGTATCGCAAAATGCAGTAAGTCTTGGAGAAGAATGTAACACCGCCCTAACGGCTGGTGGAAAAATTCTGGGAGGGACCGTATTATCAGGGATAAAAGACGAAAGCAATGTTACTTACAAGCCTTCGGGTCCTTATTTCAATTATTCATATAACATTAATCTCTTTGATAATAATCAAATGCTTGTTTCTAGCGGTGCAAGACTAGATAATTACAATTTTCCTGCTAATAACCCAAAGAAACCTGGCTTTTATTATTTCAATGGCACAGAATGGATATATCCATCATTTTTTATTAACAAGAAGATAAACAGCGTTAATGTACTGGATGCCATTGTAAGCCCATATAACAGTAATGAAGTACTCTTTACCAATTATACAATGTTTGAAAATGGTGTGTACAGAATGAAATATGATGCAGCAAACAAAGATTTTGAACTGGTAAAATATTATAATCTTGGTGCAAATCCTTTTTACAGGCGTCCTGTAGGTTTTGCTACTGATAACCAAAACAATCTTTTTGTTTCTTTTGGATTCAATGACGGAAACCCTTCCATGGGAATTTATGATAAAGCCGCCGATGATTTTATCATTAAAAAACTCATTCTTGCCAGTGACGGTATACAAAAAACTGTCTTCCATGAAAATATGCTGTGGACTCCACTGCCAAGATCTAATAACTTCTGGGTGTATGATTATAAAAGTGCACTCAACCTTTCCGATGATTCAGATTATATTCTGGGTACGTCTAATGGATTCAACAGTTCCGGAGGAATCTTATCTGTAGCATTTGATAAATCCGGAGATGCATGGATAGGAACAGACGGAGGATTAAGGATAATGCCTAATGCGGCCTCTGAAATAAAAAATTCACAACCTAAGGTAGAGCCTATAGTGATAGAACAAAATGGTCTGGGTGAAGAACTTTTCAGAGAATCTGCCATTCTTCAGATTGCAGTGGACGCAGGAGACTTCAAATGGGTATCTATTGACGGCGGTGGTGTATATTATCTTTCTTCCGACGGGCAGAAAACGATTAAACATTTTACCAAAGAAAACTCACCTCTCCCGACAAACAGCGTTACAGACATCAAAATTGACAAAAAAACAGGTAAAGTATATTTTGTAACGTATAATGGTATTGTAACATACCAAGGTGATATTGCGGATGTAACGTCCAATTTCGGGGATGTGGTAGTATATCCTAACCCTGTTGTTTATTCTAATTTCAAAGGAAAAGTGACCATTAAAGGGCTTGCAGAAAAAACCAATATAAGAATTGTGGATGCAGCAGGAAATGTGGTACATTCTGCAGTGGCACGGGGAGGTTACTATGAATGGGACCTTAATAATCAGAAAGGGACAAGAGTAGCATCAGGAATTTATTTTGTTCTGATGACCAATGAAGACGGATCTGACAAAGCCACCGCGAAAATAGGAGTAGTCAATTAA
- a CDS encoding MGH1-like glycoside hydrolase domain-containing protein: MSEKQRISDVSWKKWGPYVSNREWGLVREDYSENGDAWNYTNHNTAEAKTYRWGEEGICGICDDLQKLVFSVGFWNKKDKMVKERFFGLTNGQGNHGEDVKEYFYYLDSTPTHSYMKMLYKYPQNTFPYEDLVKTNAARGKEEPEYELIDTGIFDHNEYFDIFIEYAKESQNDILVRLTIINKSEKEAPLFILPTIWFRNTWNWGYDDYKPQLYAEDADHIHVNHQDIEIKNVYAKQALKTLFCNNETNNERLYQSSNESKYCKDGINNFVMTGNSQSVNPQNIGTKASFFIDEDFKAGESKTFEFRLSDKDLREPFKDFNTLFEQRQNEADEFYADIQKGISSEDEKLVQRQAFAGMLWNKMFYHYNVEKWLKGDPSEMPPPKSREKIRNYGWKHLNNEHIISMPDKWEYPWYATWDLAFHTISFSLIDPDFAKHQLKLFLFEWYMHPNGQLPAYEWDFSDVNPPVHAWAVFRVFKIDEYLKDKPDLEFLESAFQKLLMNFTWWVNKKDLNGNNIFEGGFLGLDNIGVFDRNSVLPNGEQLEQSDGTSWMAMFALNMMRIALELALYNKVYEEMAMKFFEHFLSIAHSLDNMGDENFSLWDEQDEFFYDAIASSDGTHMYLKLRTIVGLIPMFAVEVIDDEMIENLPNFKKRMKWVLDNKPELASLVSRWEVKGQDSKHLLSLLRGHRLKRLLSRMLNPDEFLSDYGVRALSKEYENTPYKLTLNDTNYSVKYTPAESDSGLFGGNSNWRGPVWFPINFLIIDSLQRFFFYYSPDFLVEYPTGSGNYSNLDQIADALNKRLAKIFLKDDNGKRPVHGQYERFQTDPDFKDYMLFYEYFHGDNGRGVGASHQTGWTGLIAKILQPRFSKKEMAESETDMPDDLEKTKKK; encoded by the coding sequence ATGTCAGAAAAGCAGAGAATTTCAGATGTTTCTTGGAAAAAATGGGGGCCCTATGTAAGCAACCGGGAATGGGGACTTGTCCGTGAAGATTACAGTGAAAACGGAGATGCATGGAATTATACCAATCATAACACCGCAGAAGCTAAAACTTACCGTTGGGGCGAGGAAGGAATATGCGGAATCTGTGATGATCTTCAAAAACTGGTGTTCTCTGTGGGATTCTGGAATAAGAAAGATAAGATGGTAAAAGAGCGGTTCTTTGGACTGACGAACGGACAGGGAAATCATGGGGAAGATGTAAAGGAATATTTCTATTATCTTGATTCTACCCCTACGCATTCCTATATGAAAATGTTGTATAAGTATCCTCAGAACACTTTCCCCTATGAAGATCTCGTAAAAACAAATGCCGCAAGAGGAAAAGAAGAGCCGGAATATGAACTGATTGATACCGGGATTTTTGATCATAATGAATATTTTGACATCTTTATCGAATACGCAAAAGAAAGTCAGAATGATATTTTGGTCAGACTCACGATCATCAATAAATCTGAAAAAGAAGCCCCTCTCTTCATTTTGCCTACAATTTGGTTCAGAAATACATGGAATTGGGGATATGATGATTATAAGCCTCAATTATACGCAGAAGATGCTGACCATATTCATGTGAATCATCAGGATATTGAGATTAAAAATGTCTATGCAAAACAAGCTTTAAAGACCCTGTTTTGTAACAACGAGACGAATAACGAAAGGCTTTACCAATCATCTAATGAGTCAAAATACTGTAAAGACGGTATCAATAATTTTGTGATGACAGGGAATTCTCAGTCCGTGAATCCACAGAATATCGGGACCAAGGCTTCTTTCTTTATTGATGAAGATTTTAAAGCTGGCGAATCCAAAACATTTGAATTCAGGCTTTCAGATAAGGATCTGAGGGAACCATTTAAAGACTTTAACACTCTTTTCGAACAAAGACAGAATGAAGCAGACGAGTTTTATGCAGACATCCAGAAAGGAATTTCCTCGGAAGATGAAAAGCTGGTACAGAGACAGGCTTTCGCCGGAATGCTATGGAACAAAATGTTCTATCATTACAATGTAGAAAAATGGCTGAAAGGAGATCCCTCCGAAATGCCTCCGCCAAAGTCCCGCGAGAAAATAAGAAACTATGGCTGGAAGCATCTGAATAACGAGCATATTATCTCCATGCCGGACAAATGGGAATATCCCTGGTATGCAACCTGGGACCTGGCGTTTCATACCATCAGTTTTTCCCTGATAGATCCTGATTTTGCAAAACATCAGTTAAAACTTTTCCTGTTCGAATGGTATATGCACCCTAACGGACAGCTTCCCGCTTACGAATGGGATTTTAGTGATGTAAATCCTCCCGTACATGCATGGGCCGTTTTCAGAGTGTTTAAAATTGATGAATATTTAAAAGATAAACCCGATCTTGAATTTTTAGAAAGTGCTTTCCAGAAGTTATTGATGAATTTCACGTGGTGGGTGAATAAAAAAGACCTTAATGGGAATAATATCTTTGAAGGAGGCTTTTTAGGACTTGATAATATTGGCGTTTTTGACCGGAATTCAGTTTTACCGAACGGAGAACAGCTGGAGCAGTCGGATGGTACAAGCTGGATGGCCATGTTTGCCCTCAATATGATGCGAATTGCCCTGGAACTGGCTCTTTACAATAAAGTGTATGAAGAAATGGCAATGAAGTTTTTTGAGCACTTTCTGTCGATTGCCCATTCACTGGATAATATGGGAGATGAAAACTTCAGTCTTTGGGATGAACAGGATGAATTCTTTTATGATGCAATAGCTTCCAGTGACGGAACACATATGTATCTGAAGTTAAGAACCATTGTTGGGCTGATTCCTATGTTTGCTGTTGAGGTTATTGATGATGAAATGATTGAAAATCTTCCCAATTTCAAGAAAAGAATGAAATGGGTGCTGGATAACAAACCTGAACTGGCTTCTCTGGTTTCAAGATGGGAAGTGAAAGGTCAGGATTCCAAACACCTTTTGTCTCTGCTTCGGGGGCACCGCCTGAAAAGACTCCTGAGCAGAATGCTGAATCCGGATGAGTTTTTAAGTGACTATGGAGTAAGGGCTTTATCAAAAGAGTATGAAAACACTCCTTACAAGTTAACACTGAATGATACGAATTACAGTGTGAAATATACCCCGGCAGAAAGTGATAGCGGGCTTTTCGGAGGAAACAGCAACTGGCGCGGCCCGGTGTGGTTTCCTATTAATTTTCTGATCATTGACAGCCTGCAGCGGTTTTTCTTCTATTACAGCCCCGATTTTTTGGTGGAATATCCTACGGGAAGCGGAAACTATTCGAATCTGGATCAGATTGCCGATGCTTTAAACAAAAGGCTGGCGAAGATCTTTTTAAAAGATGATAACGGGAAAAGACCGGTTCACGGACAATACGAAAGATTTCAGACCGATCCGGATTTTAAAGATTATATGCTCTTCTATGAATATTTTCATGGAGATAACGGCCGTGGAGTAGGAGCTTCCCACCAGACAGGATGGACGGGGCTTATTGCCAAAATACTTCAACCTAGATTTTCCAAAAAAGAAATGGCTGAGTCCGAAACGGACATGCCGGATGATCTTGAAAAAACAAAAAAGAAATAA
- a CDS encoding bifunctional metallophosphatase/5'-nucleotidase: MDRKSFLKAIGGGSLAMALAPNMMMAEELKILTQKTANKLTILHTNDQHSRIEPFDASYTKNPNQGGFARRASLIQQIRNQESNVLLLDSGDIFQGTPYFNFFGGELEFKLMSMMKYDASTMGNHDFDNGLDGFLKVLPNAKFPFICSNYDFKNTVLDGRTSPYQIFNKNGIKVGIFGVGIQLDGLVGKKQYGETVYSNPIEVAQHYSNFLKKDQKCDLVICLSHIGYDYKDEPNKICDTILAANTENIDIILGGHTHTFLPEPQTYTNRQGKNVLVNQVGWAGLLLGRIDFYFDINKNVQHISWNNQAIDSSITV; the protein is encoded by the coding sequence ATGGATAGAAAAAGTTTTTTAAAAGCAATAGGAGGCGGATCTTTAGCAATGGCTTTAGCTCCCAATATGATGATGGCGGAAGAACTAAAAATTCTTACCCAAAAAACAGCAAATAAACTCACTATTCTTCATACCAATGATCAGCACAGCAGGATAGAGCCTTTCGATGCCAGCTACACAAAGAATCCTAACCAGGGAGGATTTGCCAGAAGAGCCAGCTTAATTCAGCAAATCAGAAATCAGGAAAGCAATGTACTGCTGCTGGATTCAGGAGACATCTTTCAGGGAACTCCTTATTTCAATTTCTTTGGAGGAGAACTGGAGTTCAAATTAATGTCTATGATGAAATATGATGCCTCCACGATGGGAAATCATGATTTTGACAATGGTCTTGACGGATTTTTGAAGGTACTGCCTAATGCAAAGTTCCCTTTTATCTGTTCCAATTATGACTTTAAAAATACGGTTCTTGACGGTAGAACTTCTCCTTATCAGATTTTTAACAAAAACGGAATTAAAGTAGGAATTTTCGGAGTGGGAATTCAGCTGGATGGCCTTGTAGGTAAAAAACAGTATGGAGAAACCGTGTATTCCAATCCGATAGAGGTGGCACAGCATTATTCAAATTTCCTGAAAAAGGATCAGAAGTGTGATCTTGTGATCTGTCTTTCACACATCGGTTACGATTATAAAGATGAACCGAATAAAATATGTGATACAATTTTAGCCGCCAATACAGAAAATATAGATATCATCTTAGGCGGCCATACTCATACTTTTCTGCCGGAACCTCAAACCTATACCAACAGACAGGGCAAAAATGTACTGGTGAATCAAGTTGGATGGGCAGGGCTTCTTTTAGGCAGAATAGATTTTTATTTTGATATAAACAAAAACGTACAGCATATTTCCTGGAACAACCAGGCAATAGACAGCAGCATAACCGTATAA
- the recO gene encoding DNA repair protein RecO has translation MNSQNGFLLSFIKYGENDAVLHCFTEEEGFQSYFLKGIYAKKNKKKALLQPLSQLNFSVNPVRGNGIPSVSKFELVRNNDIYTDIKVNTVIFFISDFLSHILKYENKNIPIYSGIDHFIRELTNKNYQAHLLFLLAFLKIQGVAPLLGEGKFLDPETGTFSFRISHQLFNEKISTLWKEALCAEDFYATKIHSSLRKDFLDSLLVYYHYHITDFKTPASLEIIQQIFE, from the coding sequence ATGAATTCACAAAACGGTTTTTTACTTTCATTCATCAAATATGGAGAAAATGATGCTGTACTGCATTGTTTTACAGAAGAAGAGGGTTTTCAAAGCTACTTTCTGAAAGGAATTTATGCTAAAAAGAATAAAAAGAAGGCCCTGCTCCAGCCACTGAGCCAGCTTAATTTTTCGGTAAATCCAGTAAGGGGCAATGGTATACCCTCTGTTTCAAAATTTGAGCTGGTAAGGAATAATGACATTTATACCGATATAAAAGTCAATACTGTCATTTTCTTTATTTCAGATTTCCTGAGCCATATCCTGAAATATGAGAATAAAAATATTCCGATTTATTCCGGAATTGATCATTTCATCAGGGAGCTTACGAATAAAAATTATCAGGCTCACCTTTTGTTTTTGCTGGCTTTTTTAAAAATTCAGGGAGTTGCTCCTTTGTTGGGTGAAGGTAAATTCTTAGATCCGGAGACCGGAACTTTTTCCTTTAGAATAAGCCATCAGCTTTTCAATGAAAAAATCTCCACACTATGGAAAGAAGCGCTTTGTGCAGAAGATTTTTATGCTACAAAAATTCATTCTTCCTTAAGAAAAGATTTCCTGGACAGCCTTTTGGTGTACTATCATTATCATATCACAGATTTTAAGACTCCAGCATCCCTGGAAATCATTCAGCAAATATTTGAGTAA
- a CDS encoding 5'-nucleotidase C-terminal domain-containing protein, producing MKNKFLLLGIALASLTACKTASAPQLMTVKTQKNISINNELKNEEEFVQFIEPYKQKLDKEMNQKISHTNVDLTKQDDNSNLGNLLADYTFEGGNEWIKTHLKLNLDAALINIGGIRTTIGKGDILLKNVFEVMPFENEVVIVKMKGADLKGLFEYYAKTQVNNPVSHLYIETKNGQIIKSLINGKEVDPTKDYYIATSDYLALGGDNMKFFTQGESIATGIKMRDLFIDYFKKTPEVSASSDVRLNFIGKK from the coding sequence ATGAAAAATAAATTCTTGTTACTAGGAATTGCCCTGGCGTCCCTTACAGCATGCAAAACGGCTTCTGCGCCGCAGCTCATGACTGTAAAGACCCAGAAAAATATTTCTATTAATAATGAACTAAAAAATGAAGAGGAGTTTGTACAATTTATCGAGCCTTATAAGCAGAAACTGGATAAAGAAATGAACCAGAAGATCTCACACACGAATGTGGACCTTACCAAGCAGGACGATAACAGCAACCTGGGAAATCTTTTAGCCGACTACACGTTTGAAGGAGGTAATGAATGGATCAAAACTCACCTTAAGCTAAATTTAGACGCTGCACTGATCAATATCGGAGGAATCCGGACGACAATAGGAAAAGGAGATATTTTACTGAAAAATGTATTTGAAGTAATGCCTTTTGAGAATGAGGTTGTAATTGTGAAAATGAAAGGAGCAGATCTGAAGGGGCTTTTTGAGTATTATGCAAAAACGCAGGTCAACAATCCTGTTTCTCATTTATATATTGAAACAAAGAACGGACAGATCATCAAATCATTAATCAATGGAAAGGAAGTAGATCCTACCAAAGACTATTATATTGCCACTTCAGATTATCTTGCACTGGGAGGTGACAATATGAAATTCTTTACCCAAGGAGAATCTATTGCAACAGGGATTAAAATGAGAGATTTATTTATTGATTATTTTAAGAAAACCCCTGAAGTATCAGCCAGTTCTGATGTTCGTTTAAATTTTATCGGGAAGAAATAA
- a CDS encoding response regulator, which produces MNKEFLNVIVADHDESTLIFFKTILKELKISIKVQCFNNGKDLMEYLNNEDAVVPEIIFMNYTIPGKESMECLKEMEANSKFNNMVTAIFSEPIPENEIEDIFVKGANIFMKKPECFERLKKVLTEVITINWQYHTSGLNKDHFILKIG; this is translated from the coding sequence ATGAATAAAGAATTTCTGAACGTAATCGTAGCAGATCATGATGAAAGCACCTTAATCTTTTTTAAAACTATTCTGAAAGAGCTGAAAATCTCTATAAAAGTTCAATGTTTCAACAACGGAAAAGATCTGATGGAATATCTGAATAATGAAGATGCGGTAGTTCCTGAAATTATTTTCATGAATTATACGATTCCCGGAAAAGAAAGCATGGAATGTCTTAAAGAGATGGAGGCCAATTCTAAATTTAACAATATGGTGACTGCCATTTTTTCTGAACCCATACCGGAAAATGAAATAGAGGATATTTTCGTAAAAGGAGCGAATATTTTTATGAAAAAGCCGGAGTGTTTTGAGAGGCTGAAAAAGGTGCTTACGGAAGTTATTACCATCAATTGGCAGTATCATACCTCGGGTTTAAATAAAGATCATTTCATCCTTAAAATAGGATGA